The Haematobia irritans isolate KBUSLIRL chromosome 1, ASM5000362v1, whole genome shotgun sequence DNA segment GacatcagtgttgccaactccccaaggccaaaaagcaccaaaaatatattataaattctaacataccaccttccaccacaaaatcgaaaattaaatgctctactaaaaaaaaaaaatccttccgaagatgtattatagaacttttgtgaattgaattttaaaaagttaaggtgggtattaagatcgagtttagctgctaaaatagtaattttttcacaattacttttctttaataattcattttaaggaatacaaactttgtgaaaatttgcttttggttataataaaatttgcagcaagttataataaaatttgcagcaaatatgcataattgtatgcctttttataccctaaatcacatagtggtcagggtataataagtttcatcggccaaaaaatgtgcctaccagaaatattgattttagaccccataaaatatataccgatcgactcagaatcacctcctgagtcgatctagcgcttggtgtccgtccgtccgtccgtctgtccatgtatttgttgttcacaggattccggtcgcaattattaaccgattttgatgaaatttggtacagggagttttttgggcacaaggacgaacgctattgaatttggaagaaatcggatcaaatttagatatacctcccatatatatgtatcgcccgatttcgacaaatagggtcacgttgcgcgttttttcaaacggatcgtcaccaaatttggcaaaaggtaatcttttccatcgctcttcaagtctgcaaaatttcatccaaatcggttcagatttagatatagctctcatatatatgtatcgcccgattttcccaaatttggccacaaaacctttatttatcaaccgatcttactcaaagttggctaaatataatcttctatagcactaactatatgtgcaaaaaatcatcaaaatcggttcagatttagctatagctcccatatatatgtaccgcccgatttttctaaatttggccataaaacccttacttattaaccgatcttacccaaatttggctaaatatagtcttctatagcactaactatacgtgcaaaaaatcatcaaaatcggttcagatttagctatagctcccatatatgtatcacccgattttgaaaaattcgcccctaataaccttacgtttgaccatacaggcctcatttcttaactgatcttactcaaatcttgcacaaggtaaccttttgtggtattaatcaaacccgcaaaatattatgcaaattggttcagatttagatatagcttccatatatatgcatcgctcgattttcccaaatttggccatagtactcttatttattaaccaatattactcaaatttcaaattttgatgtactagccgatcgtacttatacgtacttgtagctcttacataagaatattgctcgatttttacaaatttgtatttattacccacacaaatttaacgattttctcttttttaataatgggctcaatattagtggcatactaactccgtaggtgcaatatcaacacagccagtgttgctagaagtaggagaaattccctatatgtagggtttttctaatatttagcgtcttgtagggacgtagggccacaatgtaggacattttcactcaacacaatttgtaataatttttacattttggtgactctagaggaggaaattagaagccggcaaggcttgatccttaacaatgtgtggtaaactttattcctgtagaaaattttgtcaacattttatttctatagaacattttgtcaaaattgtatttctatagaaatttttttcaaaatattatttctataaaaaattttctcaaaattttatttctgtggaattttttctcaaaattttatttctatagaatttattgtcaaaatgttattctatagaaaaatttctcacaaaaatttgtttatagaaactttttccaaaattttatttttatagggatttaccaaaaaagattactaattgtggtagaattctaccaactgtggcaaccgtggtggtaatacaaatttatattctaagttatatacgttgcatattcatgttttaagataataaagttcttagaaccatttttgttttgtaaaattttttaaatttaacgaaaaatatagtagggaaaattgtttgggaatgtatgggaaagtagggaatttttttgtccttgtagagtaaaccgaacattttcgctGGCAAGATTGACTATGAGATATAGtctgattgacacaaagcacccattgacatgtaccccttaattttcttaaatatgcaactgcggtttatctcccagacctatatgttaccccacaaatgcttatgattactaattctgtaatggtggtttagggtattatatagtcggccccgcccgactttctactttacttacttgtttactgatatagttttcaccttagcggcaaaactcgaatttagtactcaccattatgaaccgctattcaagtatacactttgatcagttttaatgctttcgtccaattcactttgatcagtgatgtttttcaactttcaaaatattaatatatggaaggagtctattgcttattttagttgtgcgtgcttttgttaatttaatacgaacgtttttaatgacatctttatcaaattaaaaaattcgacactcaccgctcgactttcctacagaataccctaaataacaatattaattaaaaaataatcaataccaacttcataacaatcaaattctatatttggcaataaatttgagtttcttcggctcttgaaagtctaatcaacatttttgtatcaattaaacttaatactgttcaaaataaaaaaaaagcaccaaaagcactaaatgaaaattccagaaagcaccaagttggtgctttttttgaaaaggcaccaaaaaggcaatttggtgctttttagaaatcaaaaagcactaaatttggtgctaaaagcatcaaattggcaacactggttgacATACTTTGTTTGTTATAACTTGTTTTAATCATTTACTTCCCATAGGGATGTATTAAGTTAATTTTAGAGGGCGTGAATTcgacataaaattatttatcaacTCTAGTAATCATGGTTGAGATCAGTAATACatcgataaaacaatttcaatacaaatacaaGGATCATGAAGGTGAACAACGGGAGGCAACAATAGATATAATCATACCATACGAAGACAGCTTGGAGGAACTATCAACCCAATTATTAGCCCAAATGGATCCGATGATGAGATTTCTGGACGAAAATATAGGTTAGTTACAAACGATTGAATTGATATGACTAGGATATGGATAACTAGTATCTGTTCCCTGTTCTTTTTTAAGGTATAAAACATGCATTGCATgaattcattaaatttgaaaatcaaaaatttagtgACGAATGCGCGGAAGAACTCTTAAATAAGGTCCGTAATAATGAAATTGATGTAGAAGAAATCATACGTGAAACGGAACGCCACTACAAGGAAGAGCTTATACAATTCGCAGACCGTGTTGGTCCAACCGATGAAGACATATTTGCCCAAAGTTTTCATCGACTGGTTCACTCGTCATCACTCGAAGAGATATTAAAGAAAGAGCGTGCCTATTCTAAAGTTATAGCCAACATGACCAAAGAGATGGATAAAGAGGTAGAGACTTTAAATAATTCCCAACAGGAAGAAATGGAGTCGAAAATAAATCAACTGGATATAACCACAACTCCTGAAGATATCAACAATTTATTGGCTCAACAATATTCCACTCAAAATTATGTTCGGAAAAGATATGAATCAGAGTTGGAAGCAAAAATCGGACATCAAAGGAATGAATATCGTAATTGGATAACTAGTCAAGTTAGTGAGTTATTTCAGTCGTCCCCAGTATCTACACCACTGGGGAATCGTTCATCAATGTTCATTTCGCAACAACCATCCATGGAGGAGAGCTTTACCATACACTTAGGTTCTCAACTCAAGCATATGCATAATATTCGTATATTAAGCTCTAATGTTAATGATCTCTGTAGCCCTTTATATGCGGATGAAAGGTATGTACAATCGATTCATAATTCTTAATATGAATGAACTCCACAGTAATGGTTGAATCACGTTTCCCATTTAATATTAGTAAGCAAGGACGAATCGGAGACATAAAGGTTCAGGAATGACTTTAAAGCATACGAACACTAGAACACTAGTTCGACTTTTCATAATCTatagatttaataaataaaataaaatattggctctagattttataatttatatacatacA contains these protein-coding regions:
- the LOC142222133 gene encoding FERRY endosomal RAB5 effector complex subunit 3; the protein is MVEISNTSIKQFQYKYKDHEGEQREATIDIIIPYEDSLEELSTQLLAQMDPMMRFLDENIGIKHALHEFIKFENQKFSDECAEELLNKVRNNEIDVEEIIRETERHYKEELIQFADRVGPTDEDIFAQSFHRLVHSSSLEEILKKERAYSKVIANMTKEMDKEVETLNNSQQEEMESKINQLDITTTPEDINNLLAQQYSTQNYVRKRYESELEAKIGHQRNEYRNWITSQVSELFQSSPVSTPLGNRSSMFISQQPSMEESFTIHLGSQLKHMHNIRILSSNVNDLCSPLYADESLNGLNMALGLYSSSLCGVVVLTPSVQAQANKDIIKNANMSTEFHFNQINDQLEKIEHQIRQLNLNSSSTPSTKSLSTASTDISISSSDGANDGSIVSQSIQSSASNSPVKTSAKLKTGDFFITKHSNLSQSHVIFHLISDEPINAPSEINSRHPVILGLRNILKTASRHDVTTLTIPALLRHEMSEDMTVSWCTRRAELVFKCAKGFMIESASWGGAELSTLQLLLPHNISEDLFSTLASMVPNVFRVSNPKILVDTSK